The Pseudomonas sp. R4-35-07 genome contains a region encoding:
- a CDS encoding HPF/RaiA family ribosome-associated protein, translating into MLVQVDSNHIEGSADLQAWVGSTVVDEVERYSSMLTRVEIHVGDVNAQKSGPQDKRCQIEVRPKGHSSLSVTHQAESLELAVAGAARKIHHALEHLMGRLSPKVESTGHLTAPPVQEESPAQIDALLEDDFLARQADLDKH; encoded by the coding sequence ATGCTGGTACAGGTAGACAGTAATCATATTGAAGGCAGTGCCGATCTTCAGGCGTGGGTAGGCAGTACAGTGGTTGACGAGGTCGAGCGCTACAGCTCGATGCTGACGCGCGTGGAAATCCACGTGGGCGACGTGAATGCGCAGAAGTCCGGTCCGCAAGACAAACGTTGCCAGATCGAAGTGCGCCCCAAGGGCCACAGCTCGTTGTCCGTTACGCATCAGGCGGAAAGCCTGGAGCTGGCCGTCGCTGGCGCCGCGCGCAAAATCCACCACGCGCTGGAACATCTGATGGGACGCTTGTCGCCCAAAGTCGAATCCACCGGGCATCTGACGGCGCCTCCGGTCCAGGAAGAATCGCCGGCGCAAATCGACGCGCTGCTCGAAGACGATTTCCTGGCCAGGCAGGCTGATCTGGACAAACACTGA
- a CDS encoding ABC transporter ATP-binding protein, translated as MIFQRLRDEPLPTTASAFLWRYVRVRPLHFSAMLSLVIGAACCAVAVQYGMKLLVDAMAGESQADQVWHAFSLFIGLIVLENVLWRLGGWVGCHTVVGSCADLRVDLFHHLTGHPMRYFNRHFAGSLANRVSAAGAAANTVYGGLAWRIVPPCVDFIGAVVVLFAVRGSMALALIACVVLVAALITVVGVRGRNRHIAFASQSAQVGGEIVDLVSNVWTIKAFSGRERERVRLEREIGVEAGAHRRSWIYLEKARVLHDICLSIMAGSMLGWAILLWRQGQVTAGDVVMVSALTFRILHGSRELALALVEASQQMGVITETLGIIAQPHELSDAPEELAPTRGSIKLLDVSYAYPGGRQVFNHLFLDIPAGQSVGIAGTSGSGKSTLLSLLQRLDDVHNGAILIDDRDIRSVSQDSLRRQIAVVPQEPALFNRSILENIGYGQPRATEQQIIDAARRAYCDEFVQALPDGYHTLVGERGVTLSGGQRQRLGLARAFLKNAPILILDEATSALDSDSEAIIQCALMDLMRGRTVLAVAHRLSTIASFDRVLVLEEGKVVQDGAPDELRRRQGRFRTLWQMQTMVQDH; from the coding sequence ATGATCTTCCAGCGCTTGCGCGACGAGCCTTTGCCGACGACAGCCAGCGCGTTTTTATGGCGCTACGTGAGGGTGCGCCCGCTGCATTTCAGCGCGATGTTGTCACTGGTGATCGGCGCGGCCTGCTGCGCGGTGGCGGTGCAGTACGGCATGAAGTTGCTGGTGGACGCCATGGCCGGAGAGTCGCAGGCCGACCAGGTGTGGCATGCGTTCAGTCTGTTCATTGGGTTGATCGTGTTGGAAAACGTGCTGTGGCGGTTGGGCGGTTGGGTCGGCTGCCATACCGTGGTGGGCAGTTGCGCCGACCTGCGCGTTGACCTTTTTCATCACCTGACCGGTCATCCGATGCGCTATTTCAACCGGCATTTCGCCGGCTCGCTGGCTAATCGAGTGTCGGCGGCCGGTGCCGCCGCCAACACGGTATACGGCGGCCTGGCCTGGCGCATCGTACCGCCGTGCGTGGATTTTATCGGTGCCGTAGTGGTGTTGTTCGCCGTGCGCGGCTCAATGGCATTGGCCCTGATCGCGTGTGTGGTGCTGGTGGCCGCGTTGATCACTGTGGTCGGCGTGCGTGGCAGGAACCGGCATATCGCCTTCGCCTCGCAGTCGGCGCAGGTCGGGGGCGAGATTGTCGACCTGGTGTCCAATGTCTGGACGATCAAGGCGTTCTCCGGGCGCGAGCGCGAGCGCGTCAGGCTGGAGCGGGAGATAGGCGTCGAGGCGGGCGCGCATCGGCGCAGTTGGATCTACCTGGAAAAGGCACGCGTGCTCCACGATATCTGCCTGTCCATCATGGCCGGGTCAATGCTGGGCTGGGCGATCCTGCTGTGGCGCCAGGGCCAGGTTACGGCGGGCGATGTGGTCATGGTCAGCGCGTTGACGTTTCGTATCCTCCACGGCTCGCGCGAATTGGCGCTGGCGCTGGTGGAAGCCAGCCAGCAGATGGGCGTCATCACCGAAACGCTCGGCATCATCGCGCAGCCGCACGAACTCAGCGATGCGCCGGAAGAACTCGCGCCGACCCGGGGCAGCATCAAATTGCTGGACGTCAGCTATGCATACCCCGGCGGGCGCCAGGTGTTCAACCATTTATTCTTGGACATTCCTGCGGGCCAGAGCGTCGGGATTGCCGGTACCTCGGGTTCGGGAAAATCCACGCTGCTCAGCTTGCTCCAGCGTCTGGACGATGTGCACAACGGCGCGATCCTGATCGACGACCGGGACATCCGCTCGGTCAGCCAGGACAGCCTGCGCCGGCAAATCGCCGTGGTACCCCAGGAGCCGGCGCTGTTCAATCGCAGCATCCTGGAAAACATCGGCTACGGCCAGCCGCGCGCGACTGAGCAACAGATTATTGATGCCGCCCGGCGAGCCTACTGCGATGAGTTCGTGCAGGCGCTGCCTGATGGTTATCACACGCTTGTGGGGGAACGTGGCGTGACGCTTTCCGGCGGGCAACGCCAGCGCCTGGGGCTGGCGCGGGCGTTCCTGAAGAACGCGCCAATCTTGATCCTCGACGAGGCGACCTCCGCACTGGATTCCGATTCCGAGGCCATCATCCAGTGCGCGCTGATGGACCTGATGCGCGGCAGGACGGTACTTGCGGTGGCTCACCGACTCTCGACCATCGCCAGCTTCGACCGGGTGCTGGTGCTGGAAGAGGGGAAGGTGGTTCAGGACGGTGCACCCGATGAACTGCGTCGCCGCCAGGGACGTTTCCGCACGCTCTGGCAGATGCAGACGATGGTCCAGGACCACTGA
- a CDS encoding DUF6555 family protein, which produces MKNSLYIIEYEIHDVPKSFIVRAEVMNNAEAWHWAACDVGIGIIPRFRNEKIKRISKPMGERYGLTNVRWRPSGDIPFIAQAYVPPPPDLSEKATQLHDD; this is translated from the coding sequence ATGAAAAATTCTTTATATATCATCGAATACGAAATCCATGACGTACCTAAATCTTTCATCGTAAGAGCGGAGGTCATGAACAATGCGGAAGCTTGGCACTGGGCAGCGTGCGATGTAGGGATAGGGATCATCCCTAGGTTTCGGAACGAAAAAATAAAACGGATCAGCAAGCCAATGGGTGAGCGGTACGGCCTTACAAACGTGAGGTGGCGTCCGTCGGGTGATATCCCGTTTATCGCCCAAGCATATGTACCGCCCCCACCAGATTTGAGCGAGAAAGCGACCCAACTACACGATGACTGA
- a CDS encoding beta-glucosidase: MSAPPEQSQREPRERGHHALFNSFVMAGYECSSQRRQDGRRLDLLAATGHARWAHKDYAQLAGLNVRCARDGLRWHLIERSSGRYDWSSFLPMLRAARDHQVQVIWDLCHYGYPDDLDVWRPSFVDRFARFAGAVAGLMADEGISVPIYSPVNEISFWSWAGGDVGYFNPNAHGRGQELKHQLVRASIAAIEAIRERAPAARFVQCDPLINVVSESQRSEDIENAERYRVAQFEAWDMLIGRQWPGLGGQEDYLDIIGANFYPHNQWYFHGGRIALGESDYRPLAGMLKELHQRYQRPLLISETGAEDQERLPWLSYVVDQVLMSLERGVPVQGICWYPFLDYPGWDDGRYCPTGVFGYADGEGERAPFHPLHLQLKALPERIEARLRELDARRAQRLRT; this comes from the coding sequence ATGAGCGCGCCGCCGGAGCAGAGCCAGAGGGAGCCCCGCGAGCGCGGTCATCACGCGCTCTTCAACAGCTTCGTGATGGCGGGCTATGAGTGCTCCAGCCAGCGCCGCCAGGATGGTCGGCGCCTGGACTTGCTGGCCGCCACCGGGCACGCGCGCTGGGCACACAAGGACTACGCGCAACTGGCGGGCCTGAATGTGCGTTGCGCCCGTGACGGCCTGCGTTGGCACCTGATCGAGCGCAGCTCCGGTCGCTACGACTGGAGCAGTTTCCTGCCGATGCTCAGGGCTGCGCGCGATCACCAGGTGCAAGTGATCTGGGACCTTTGCCATTACGGGTATCCGGATGACCTGGACGTCTGGCGCCCGTCGTTTGTCGACCGGTTCGCACGTTTTGCCGGCGCGGTGGCAGGGCTGATGGCGGATGAAGGTATCAGCGTTCCGATCTATTCGCCGGTCAACGAGATATCGTTCTGGAGCTGGGCGGGGGGCGACGTCGGTTATTTCAACCCCAATGCCCACGGGCGCGGCCAGGAGCTCAAGCACCAGTTGGTGCGCGCCAGCATCGCCGCGATCGAGGCGATTCGCGAGCGCGCGCCGGCTGCGCGTTTCGTGCAGTGCGACCCGCTGATCAACGTGGTCTCCGAGTCGCAGCGCAGCGAGGACATTGAAAACGCCGAACGCTACCGGGTGGCCCAATTCGAGGCCTGGGACATGCTGATCGGGCGCCAGTGGCCGGGCCTGGGCGGGCAGGAGGATTACCTGGATATCATCGGCGCGAATTTCTATCCGCATAATCAGTGGTATTTCCACGGCGGGCGCATTGCGCTGGGTGAGTCGGATTACCGCCCACTCGCCGGTATGCTCAAAGAGTTGCACCAACGCTATCAGCGGCCGCTGCTGATCTCCGAAACCGGGGCGGAGGACCAGGAGCGTTTGCCCTGGTTGAGCTATGTCGTGGACCAGGTGCTGATGTCGCTGGAACGGGGGGTGCCGGTGCAAGGCATTTGTTGGTACCCGTTTCTCGATTACCCCGGCTGGGATGATGGCCGTTATTGCCCCACCGGCGTGTTTGGCTACGCCGACGGAGAGGGCGAACGCGCGCCTTTCCACCCGTTGCACCTGCAGCTCAAAGCCCTGCCCGAGCGTATCGAGGCACGCTTGCGCGAGCTTGATGCAAGGCGGGCGCAGAGGCTGCGCACATGA